From the Musa acuminata AAA Group cultivar baxijiao chromosome BXJ1-2, Cavendish_Baxijiao_AAA, whole genome shotgun sequence genome, one window contains:
- the LOC103973298 gene encoding uncharacterized protein LOC103973298 isoform X1, which translates to MNNMQFWQQQLMCKQLQEPQRQQQLQQLDEGARHASPHNQLSAVAKPATGNQPPATLNEMPVNDAYNYVWPNDFVGGMHNLPNNSLIFTAGNTNWVQSNISPAMHNLVNGVVLSDCQSDTMRSVGFMSHQIDQTYHGIPVSGTSTVNQYSHLGISNNCHDLVTEADATHAKASYTSRTFQTDQRSAAQVCLQDKTLATTHNFKGKHFFGNSPVQDLGNDVTSGSFQSTNNLQHSVHFQEFHGRQEQDSSVNLQGKPISQVGTSSGVASLDPIEQKLLFGTDDDNCGFSFGGSLISSMGVDMHGHSSENDHVVTFPSIQSGSWSALMQDAVQASSSNNRLQEGWTGLNSQKSEQLMVKPPIMTNDNGKRPSAWDDRNLQSASSLTSTTVPLFNDADSILGSSTSPSDQHCFKSAHEENSGVLTEAPHASFLSTTQGAHNSEFYHSCDQSQLSKGGLHAERPSTSGVWSGQSIKHHDKNPGDIQFKSQNIGSGWGDQQNLTMSNASLQSVTRLNGWKTSHPMACRGGNTSNYHENDENLWNTSEDHVNLNSGLQPLKSYIGSPKVQAEDSLVGNLNSNNLILNQDMRQQASNAQQSVLGRHFALNTCVNSEIDQDVEKKQNQPSKRQKIWESSASTTVERLGENHENERDHGTVNLGDGYVGNMTTEKSLLTGKDQYPLVSGSQSFSIQSCQHTVDSKMLQNSLGSLRTMGPSFPPNHKFVGKTEFAGHKASSDPAIVSKMIAVGTKELQSRNTMPVCASNSSFDGSTAQYSQNETISQTSNNMLELLHKVDWSRNDNSVNASDLPAQAAAETSVTHPHFDWSSNLRGFGLRLAPPSQRQPPLKYAPLSQKSIDDANNWQLDKEAGCQNQPLSNSTSSVRPVPSLDEAWQRKNCDKMSSLYVQKHEELLEANEHFIFSSAVASNIPLAGNQLQEQQQQLQQQHISSTQDHLVQQQQQQHISLRTLHDVQDQSVQFSFSNQANASQRVQNSSLVRQPCDSHIMAVPGQSVQTSLPAPAGRFSTPGDASFAETPVPVGSQFSSGGTKYTNSTFASLSQTTSSGQQVPVVGTKSFSQSSISSMSQQVAFPKMLHNMWRNISPQQQQAGINRQILAANILQSIVNNDRITSLWGMPKEGDQVNKEGSATPEVGTSSANSQKEENPLWGKSLNLMHTEKVDDVCKSISASQGEEAAVTKPPLDGGSNVQISTLVDNHQHDTPCSPVLRSPLTSIASSSSDIGISGCMSKPSDVQQQNHSLLHQLQSTKASDSDVNNLTGKGPKGVGFNASQMNFNIDQRFDRRQNKIFRIPADGKVGPASHISFPPDSKPPSFASNDSDESNPSTSTAGQHDLQAHMHPTSTTSTANIMGGSDCTNIGPQMVPSWLECYGTYQNGRSVAVCDAQRSQIAAIQQYFLQKAPATRDDNYLEQRLDSSHIGSYRQGTLATKSTPGEASPSLLPPDIMDHDIIVRSKKRKITTDVPWNKMVTEPQRLPSFSMAELDWAQAANRFIGKVDDEAETMEDEPFVPQSRRRLILTTQLMHQLIPAVPAVTLKEEAAASYRSVTFTVAKSALADVCSLVTSSESDSHVLLGNKNMTLGELKTSTKVANDIFSKLMEDFIGRSKKVGTDFSRLDGKTSLLDVRLECQELERFSIMNRLVKFHGRTHADAVGVSSISGAYRRNIFLQRYITALPVSGNLPEGVLCLSL; encoded by the exons ATGAACAATATGCAATTCTGGCAACAGCAGTTGATGTGCAAGCAGCTTCAAGAGCCTCAGAGACAGCAGCAACTTCAGCAGCTGGATGAGGGAGCAAGGCATGCGAGTCCACATAACCAGTTATCTGCTGTAGCAAAACCTGCAACAGGAAATCAGCCGCCTGCAACTTTAAATGAAATGCCAGTCAATGATGCATATAACTACGTGTGGCCAAATGATTTTGTTGGAGGCATGCACAACCTACCAAATAATTCTCTGATATTTACTGCTGGCAACACTAACTGGGTGCAGTCCAATATCTCTCCTGCCATGCACAATCTAGTAAATGGGGTTGTTTTATCAGATTGTCAAAGTGACACAATGCGATCTGTGGGTTTTATGTCACACCAGATTGATCAAACTTATCATGGCATTCCTGTTTCAGGCACCAGCACTGTAAATCAGTATTCTCACCTGGGAATATCCAATAATTGCCATGATCTAGTGACTGAGGCAGATGCAACACATGCAAAGgcatcatatacatctagaaCTTTTCAAACTGATCAGCGATCGGCTGCACAAGTTTGCTTACAGGATAAGACTTTGGCTACTACACACAATTTCAAGGGGAAACACTTCTTTGGGAATTCACCAGTCCAAGATTTGGGTAATGATGTCACATCAGGAAGCTTTCAATCAACAAACAATCTGCAGCACAGTGTTCATTTTCAGGAATTTCATGGTAGGCAAGAACAAGATTCATCTGTTAATTTGCAGGGAAAGCCAATATCACAGGTAGGAACTTCTAGTGGTGTTGCTAGTCTAGACCCTATAGAACAGAAGCTTTTGTTTGGAACTGACGATGATAACTGTGGATTTTCATTTGGTGGGAGTCTAATATCTAGCATGGGTGTAGATATGCATGGCCACTCTTCGGAGAATGATCATGTTGTTACATTCCCTTCTATCCAAAGTGGGAGCTGGAGTGCTCTTATGCAAGATGCTGTACAAGCTTCTAGTAGTAACAACAGGCTCCAGGAAGGGTGGACTGGCTTGAATTCTCAAAAATCGGAGCAACTGATGGTCAAGCCTCCTATTATGACTAATGACAATGGGAAGCGGCCATCTGCTTGGGATGATAGAAACCTTCAGAGTGCATCATCTTTAACTTCAACTACTGTTCCTTTGTTTAATGATGCTGATTCAATCCTAGGCTCATCCACTTCCCCTAGCGATCAGCATTGTTTTAAGTCTGCTCATGAAGAAAACAGTGGGGTTTTGACTGAGGCACCCCATGCGTCATTCTTGTCGACCACCCAAGGTGCACATAACTCTGAGTTCTATCACAGTTGTGACCAATCCCAGCTATCAAAAGGTGGTCTTCATGCTGAAAGGCCTTCAACTAGTGGAGTATGGTCTGGGCAGAGCATTAAACATCATGACAAGAACCCTGGGGACATTCAGTTTAAGTCACAGAACATAGGGTCTGGTTGGGGTGACCAACAAAACTTGACCATGTCCAATGCCTCTCTTCAGTCTGTTACTAGGTTAAATGGTTGGAAAACAAGTCATCCAATGGCGTGTAGGGGCGGTAACACTTCAAATTATCatgaaaatgatgaaaatttGTGGAATACCAGTGAGGATCATGTTAATCTGAATTCTGGATTGCAACCACTCAAATCCTATATTGGCAGTCCCAAGGTTCAAGCAGAAGATTCCTTAGTAGGTAATTTAAACTCGAACAACTTAATACTCAACCAGGATATGCGTCAGCAGGCAAGTAATGCTCAGCAAAGTGTTTTAGGGAGACACTTTGCCCTCAACACGTGTGTGAATTCTGAAATTGACCAAGATGTTGAAAAGAAACAGAATCAGCCAAGCAAGAGACAAAAAATTTGGGAATCATCTGCAAGTACTACTGTGGAAAGATTGGGCGAGAACCATGAGAATGAAAGGGATCATGGAACAGTGAACTTAGGTGATGGTTATGTTGGAAATATGACAACAGAGAAGTCCCTGTTGACTGGCAAGGACCAATATCCTCTTGTGAGTGGAAGCCAAAGTTTCTCAATTCAGTCTTGTCAACATACTGTGGATTCTAAAATGTTGCAGAATTCACTGGGAAGTTTGAGAACTATGGGGCCTTCTTTCCCACCCAATCATAAGTTTGTTGGGAAGACAGAGTTTGCTGGTCATAAAGCTTCCAGTGATCCTGCAATTGTGTCCAAG ATGATTGCAGTGGGAACCAAGGAACTGCAGTCTAGAAATACTATGCCTGTCTGTGCCTCTAACAGTTCTTTTGATGGTTCAACTGCTCAGTATTCACAGAATGAAACTATTTCTCAAACAAG CAATAATATGCTTGAGCTTCTTCACAAGGTTGACTGGTCAAGGAATGACAATTCTGTGAATGCATCTGATCTACCTGCACAAGCTGCTGCTGAAACTTCTGTTACTCATCCTCACTTTGATTGGTCTTCTAACTTGCGAGGTTTTGGGTTACGATTGGCTCCACCATCACAAAGGCAACCACCATTAAAATATGCGCCACTTTCTCAAAAGTCCATAGATGATGCTAACAATTGGCAATTAGACAAAGAGGCAGGATGTCAAAATCAGCCACTGTCCAATTCTACATCTTCAGTTCGACCTGTTCCTTCCCTTGATGAAGCATGGCAAAGAAAAAATTGTGATAAAATGTCCAGCCTATATGTACAGAAACACGAGGAACTCCTAGAAGCAAATGAACATTTTATCTTCTCGTCTGCTGTGGCTTCTAATATTCCTTTAGCAGGAAATCAACTGcaggaacagcagcagcagcttcaACAGCAACACATTTCTAGCACTCAAGATCACCtggtgcagcagcagcagcaacaacacatTTCCCTCAGAACTCTTCATGATGTACAGGATCAGTCTGTCCAATTTTCCTTCAGTAACCAAGCTAACGCAAgtcaacgagttcaaaattcttcACTTGTGAGGCAGCCATGTGACTCTCACATTATGGCTGTACCTGGCCAATCCGTTCAGACATCATTGCCTGCACCGGCTGGTAGATTTTCAACTCCAGGTGATGCTTCGTTTGCTGAAACTCCTGTACCTGTTGGTTCACAATTTTCTTCTggaggaacaaagtacacaaattCAACATTTGCAAGCTTGTCTCAGACTACAAGCTCTGGCCAACAAGTACCTGTTGTAGGAACAAAGTCATTTTCACAATCTTCCATATCAAGCATGTCTCAGCAAGTTGCCTTCCCGAAGATGTTGCACAATATGTGGAGAAATATATCACCTCAACAACAACAAGCTGGTATCAATCGTCAAATACTTGCTGCAAACATACTTCAGTCCATAGTGAATAATGATAGAATTACAAGTTTGTGGGGCATGCCAAAGGAAGGTGATCAAGTAAACAAGGAAGGAAGTGCTACTCCTGAAGTTGGTACAAGTTCTGCTAATTCACAAAAAGAAGAGAATCcactttggggcaaatctttgaaTCTTATGCACACTGAGAAGGTGGATGATGTTTGTAAGTCAATTAGTGCATCCCAGGGAGAAGAAGCAGCAGTCACAAAACCACCTTTGGATGGAGGTTCTAATGTCCAAATATCAACTTTGGTTGATAATCATCAGCATGATACTCCTTGCTCTCCAGTATTACGTTCTCCTTTAACAAGTATTGCTTCTTCTAGCAGTGATATTGGCATCTCTGGATGCATGTCAAAACCTTCGGATGTTCAACAACAAAACCATTCACTACTTCATCAATTACAATCCACGAAAGCTTCTGATTCTGATGTAAACAACTTGACAGGAAAAGGACCAAAAGGTGTTGGTTTTAATGCTTCACAGATGAACTTTAATATAGATCAGAGATTTGATCGCAGGCAGAATAAAATCTTTAGAATTCCTGCAGATGGTAAAGTTGGTCCAGCTTCTCATATTTCGTTCCCTCCAGATTCCAAACCGCCAAGCTTTGCTTCAAATGACAGTGATGAAAGCAATCCAAGCACATCAACAGCTGGACAGCATGATCTCCAAGCTCACATGCATCCCACTAGTACAACTTCCACAGCAAATATAATGGGAGGTAGTGACTGCACCAACATTGGTCCTCAGATGGTTCCTTCCTGGTTAGAATGTTATGGGACCTACCAAAATGGCAGATCTGTTGCTGTTTGTGATGCCCAGAGAAGTCAAATAGCTGCCATTCAGCAATACTTTCTCCAGAAAGCTCCTGCAACAAGGGATGATAATTATTTGGAACAAAGACTTGACAGCAGCCACATTGGTAGTTATAGGCAAGGTACACTAGCCACCAAGAGTACTCCTGGTGAGGCATCTCCCTCTTTGCTGCCTCCTGACATTATGGACCATGATATAATTGTAAGATCAAAGAAACGTAAAATCACTACAGATGTACCGTGGAATAAGATGGTCACAGAACCACAAAGGTTGCCAAGCTTCAG tATGGCAGAGTTAGATTGGGCCCAGGCTGCAAACAGATTTATTGGAAAG GTGGATGATGAAGCTGAAACTATGGAGGATGAGCCATTTGTGCCTCAGTCACGTAGAAGGCTAATCCTTACTACTCAGCTCATGCATCAACTTATTCCAGCAGTACCAGCTGTGACGTTGAAAGAAGAGGCAGCGGCTTCTTATAGAAGCGTGACATTCACTGTTGCCAAATCGGCACTTGCTGATGTGTGCAGCCTGGTCACTTCCTCAGAAAGTGATTCCCATGTGCTGTTGGGAAATAAAAACAT GACTTTGGGAGAGCTTAAGACTTCCACGAAGGTGGCGAATGACATTTTCTCAAAGCTCATGGAGGATTTCATTGGTAGATCCAAGAAAGTTGGaactgatttctcaag GTTGGACGGAAAGACTTCATTGTTAGATGTTCGTTTGGAGTGCCAGGAATTGGAGAGGTTCTCCATCATGAACCGTTTAGTCAAGTTTCATGGTCGGACTCATGCAGATGCAGTCGGCGTCTCCTCCATTTCTGGAGCTTACCGTCGCAATATCTTTCTGCAGAGATACATCACTGCACTTCCGGTGTCGGGAAATCTTCCTGAGGGGGTTCTCTGTCTCTCGCTCTag
- the LOC103973298 gene encoding uncharacterized protein LOC103973298 isoform X2, which produces MNNMQFWQQQLMCKQLQEPQRQQQLQQLDEGARHASPHNQLSAVAKPATGNQPPATLNEMPVNDAYNYVWPNDFVGGMHNLPNNSLIFTAGNTNWVQSNISPAMHNLVNGVVLSDCQSDTMRSVGFMSHQIDQTYHGIPVSGTSTVNQYSHLGISNNCHDLVTEADATHAKASYTSRTFQTDQRSAAQVCLQDKTLATTHNFKGKHFFGNSPVQDLGNDVTSGSFQSTNNLQHSVHFQEFHGRQEQDSSVNLQGKPISQVGTSSGVASLDPIEQKLLFGTDDDNCGFSFGGSLISSMGVDMHGHSSENDHVVTFPSIQSGSWSALMQDAVQASSSNNRLQEGWTGLNSQKSEQLMVKPPIMTNDNGKRPSAWDDRNLQSASSLTSTTVPLFNDADSILGSSTSPSDQHCFKSAHEENSGVLTEAPHASFLSTTQGAHNSEFYHSCDQSQLSKGGLHAERPSTSGVWSGQSIKHHDKNPGDIQFKSQNIGSGWGDQQNLTMSNASLQSVTRLNGWKTSHPMACRGGNTSNYHENDENLWNTSEDHVNLNSGLQPLKSYIGSPKVQAEDSLVGNLNSNNLILNQDMRQQASNAQQSVLGRHFALNTCVNSEIDQDVEKKQNQPSKRQKIWESSASTTVERLGENHENERDHGTVNLGDGYVGNMTTEKSLLTGKDQYPLVSGSQSFSIQSCQHTVDSKMLQNSLGSLRTMGPSFPPNHKFVGKTEFAGHKASSDPAIVSKMIAVGTKELQSRNTMPVCASNSSFDGSTAQYSQNETISQTSNNMLELLHKVDWSRNDNSVNASDLPAQAAAETSVTHPHFDWSSNLRGFGLRLAPPSQRQPPLKYAPLSQKSIDDANNWQLDKEAGCQNQPLSNSTSSVRPVPSLDEAWQRKNCDKMSSLYVQKHEELLEANEHFIFSSAVASNIPLAGNQLQEQQQQLQQQHISSTQDHLVQQQQQQHISLRTLHDVQDQSVQFSFSNQANASQRVQNSSLVRQPCDSHIMAVPGQSVQTSLPAPAGRFSTPGDASFAETPVPVGSQFSSGGTKYTNSTFASLSQTTSSGQQVPVVGTKSFSQSSISSMSQQVAFPKMLHNMWRNISPQQQQAGINRQILAANILQSIVNNDRITSLWGMPKEGDQVNKEGSATPEVGTSSANSQKEENPLWGKSLNLMHTEKVDDVCKSISASQGEEAAVTKPPLDGGSNVQISTLVDNHQHDTPCSPVLRSPLTSIASSSSDIGISGCMSKPSDVQQQNHSLLHQLQSTKASDSDVNNLTGKGPKGVGFNASQMNFNIDQRFDRRQNKIFRIPADGKVGPASHISFPPDSKPPSFASNDSDESNPSTSTAGQHDLQAHMHPTSTTSTANIMGGSDCTNIGPQMVPSWLECYGTYQNGRSVAVCDAQRSQIAAIQQYFLQKAPATRDDNYLEQRLDSSHIGSYRQGTLATKSTPGEASPSLLPPDIMDHDIIVRSKKRKITTDVPWNKMVTEPQRLPSFRWMMKLKLWRMSHLCLSHVEG; this is translated from the exons ATGAACAATATGCAATTCTGGCAACAGCAGTTGATGTGCAAGCAGCTTCAAGAGCCTCAGAGACAGCAGCAACTTCAGCAGCTGGATGAGGGAGCAAGGCATGCGAGTCCACATAACCAGTTATCTGCTGTAGCAAAACCTGCAACAGGAAATCAGCCGCCTGCAACTTTAAATGAAATGCCAGTCAATGATGCATATAACTACGTGTGGCCAAATGATTTTGTTGGAGGCATGCACAACCTACCAAATAATTCTCTGATATTTACTGCTGGCAACACTAACTGGGTGCAGTCCAATATCTCTCCTGCCATGCACAATCTAGTAAATGGGGTTGTTTTATCAGATTGTCAAAGTGACACAATGCGATCTGTGGGTTTTATGTCACACCAGATTGATCAAACTTATCATGGCATTCCTGTTTCAGGCACCAGCACTGTAAATCAGTATTCTCACCTGGGAATATCCAATAATTGCCATGATCTAGTGACTGAGGCAGATGCAACACATGCAAAGgcatcatatacatctagaaCTTTTCAAACTGATCAGCGATCGGCTGCACAAGTTTGCTTACAGGATAAGACTTTGGCTACTACACACAATTTCAAGGGGAAACACTTCTTTGGGAATTCACCAGTCCAAGATTTGGGTAATGATGTCACATCAGGAAGCTTTCAATCAACAAACAATCTGCAGCACAGTGTTCATTTTCAGGAATTTCATGGTAGGCAAGAACAAGATTCATCTGTTAATTTGCAGGGAAAGCCAATATCACAGGTAGGAACTTCTAGTGGTGTTGCTAGTCTAGACCCTATAGAACAGAAGCTTTTGTTTGGAACTGACGATGATAACTGTGGATTTTCATTTGGTGGGAGTCTAATATCTAGCATGGGTGTAGATATGCATGGCCACTCTTCGGAGAATGATCATGTTGTTACATTCCCTTCTATCCAAAGTGGGAGCTGGAGTGCTCTTATGCAAGATGCTGTACAAGCTTCTAGTAGTAACAACAGGCTCCAGGAAGGGTGGACTGGCTTGAATTCTCAAAAATCGGAGCAACTGATGGTCAAGCCTCCTATTATGACTAATGACAATGGGAAGCGGCCATCTGCTTGGGATGATAGAAACCTTCAGAGTGCATCATCTTTAACTTCAACTACTGTTCCTTTGTTTAATGATGCTGATTCAATCCTAGGCTCATCCACTTCCCCTAGCGATCAGCATTGTTTTAAGTCTGCTCATGAAGAAAACAGTGGGGTTTTGACTGAGGCACCCCATGCGTCATTCTTGTCGACCACCCAAGGTGCACATAACTCTGAGTTCTATCACAGTTGTGACCAATCCCAGCTATCAAAAGGTGGTCTTCATGCTGAAAGGCCTTCAACTAGTGGAGTATGGTCTGGGCAGAGCATTAAACATCATGACAAGAACCCTGGGGACATTCAGTTTAAGTCACAGAACATAGGGTCTGGTTGGGGTGACCAACAAAACTTGACCATGTCCAATGCCTCTCTTCAGTCTGTTACTAGGTTAAATGGTTGGAAAACAAGTCATCCAATGGCGTGTAGGGGCGGTAACACTTCAAATTATCatgaaaatgatgaaaatttGTGGAATACCAGTGAGGATCATGTTAATCTGAATTCTGGATTGCAACCACTCAAATCCTATATTGGCAGTCCCAAGGTTCAAGCAGAAGATTCCTTAGTAGGTAATTTAAACTCGAACAACTTAATACTCAACCAGGATATGCGTCAGCAGGCAAGTAATGCTCAGCAAAGTGTTTTAGGGAGACACTTTGCCCTCAACACGTGTGTGAATTCTGAAATTGACCAAGATGTTGAAAAGAAACAGAATCAGCCAAGCAAGAGACAAAAAATTTGGGAATCATCTGCAAGTACTACTGTGGAAAGATTGGGCGAGAACCATGAGAATGAAAGGGATCATGGAACAGTGAACTTAGGTGATGGTTATGTTGGAAATATGACAACAGAGAAGTCCCTGTTGACTGGCAAGGACCAATATCCTCTTGTGAGTGGAAGCCAAAGTTTCTCAATTCAGTCTTGTCAACATACTGTGGATTCTAAAATGTTGCAGAATTCACTGGGAAGTTTGAGAACTATGGGGCCTTCTTTCCCACCCAATCATAAGTTTGTTGGGAAGACAGAGTTTGCTGGTCATAAAGCTTCCAGTGATCCTGCAATTGTGTCCAAG ATGATTGCAGTGGGAACCAAGGAACTGCAGTCTAGAAATACTATGCCTGTCTGTGCCTCTAACAGTTCTTTTGATGGTTCAACTGCTCAGTATTCACAGAATGAAACTATTTCTCAAACAAG CAATAATATGCTTGAGCTTCTTCACAAGGTTGACTGGTCAAGGAATGACAATTCTGTGAATGCATCTGATCTACCTGCACAAGCTGCTGCTGAAACTTCTGTTACTCATCCTCACTTTGATTGGTCTTCTAACTTGCGAGGTTTTGGGTTACGATTGGCTCCACCATCACAAAGGCAACCACCATTAAAATATGCGCCACTTTCTCAAAAGTCCATAGATGATGCTAACAATTGGCAATTAGACAAAGAGGCAGGATGTCAAAATCAGCCACTGTCCAATTCTACATCTTCAGTTCGACCTGTTCCTTCCCTTGATGAAGCATGGCAAAGAAAAAATTGTGATAAAATGTCCAGCCTATATGTACAGAAACACGAGGAACTCCTAGAAGCAAATGAACATTTTATCTTCTCGTCTGCTGTGGCTTCTAATATTCCTTTAGCAGGAAATCAACTGcaggaacagcagcagcagcttcaACAGCAACACATTTCTAGCACTCAAGATCACCtggtgcagcagcagcagcaacaacacatTTCCCTCAGAACTCTTCATGATGTACAGGATCAGTCTGTCCAATTTTCCTTCAGTAACCAAGCTAACGCAAgtcaacgagttcaaaattcttcACTTGTGAGGCAGCCATGTGACTCTCACATTATGGCTGTACCTGGCCAATCCGTTCAGACATCATTGCCTGCACCGGCTGGTAGATTTTCAACTCCAGGTGATGCTTCGTTTGCTGAAACTCCTGTACCTGTTGGTTCACAATTTTCTTCTggaggaacaaagtacacaaattCAACATTTGCAAGCTTGTCTCAGACTACAAGCTCTGGCCAACAAGTACCTGTTGTAGGAACAAAGTCATTTTCACAATCTTCCATATCAAGCATGTCTCAGCAAGTTGCCTTCCCGAAGATGTTGCACAATATGTGGAGAAATATATCACCTCAACAACAACAAGCTGGTATCAATCGTCAAATACTTGCTGCAAACATACTTCAGTCCATAGTGAATAATGATAGAATTACAAGTTTGTGGGGCATGCCAAAGGAAGGTGATCAAGTAAACAAGGAAGGAAGTGCTACTCCTGAAGTTGGTACAAGTTCTGCTAATTCACAAAAAGAAGAGAATCcactttggggcaaatctttgaaTCTTATGCACACTGAGAAGGTGGATGATGTTTGTAAGTCAATTAGTGCATCCCAGGGAGAAGAAGCAGCAGTCACAAAACCACCTTTGGATGGAGGTTCTAATGTCCAAATATCAACTTTGGTTGATAATCATCAGCATGATACTCCTTGCTCTCCAGTATTACGTTCTCCTTTAACAAGTATTGCTTCTTCTAGCAGTGATATTGGCATCTCTGGATGCATGTCAAAACCTTCGGATGTTCAACAACAAAACCATTCACTACTTCATCAATTACAATCCACGAAAGCTTCTGATTCTGATGTAAACAACTTGACAGGAAAAGGACCAAAAGGTGTTGGTTTTAATGCTTCACAGATGAACTTTAATATAGATCAGAGATTTGATCGCAGGCAGAATAAAATCTTTAGAATTCCTGCAGATGGTAAAGTTGGTCCAGCTTCTCATATTTCGTTCCCTCCAGATTCCAAACCGCCAAGCTTTGCTTCAAATGACAGTGATGAAAGCAATCCAAGCACATCAACAGCTGGACAGCATGATCTCCAAGCTCACATGCATCCCACTAGTACAACTTCCACAGCAAATATAATGGGAGGTAGTGACTGCACCAACATTGGTCCTCAGATGGTTCCTTCCTGGTTAGAATGTTATGGGACCTACCAAAATGGCAGATCTGTTGCTGTTTGTGATGCCCAGAGAAGTCAAATAGCTGCCATTCAGCAATACTTTCTCCAGAAAGCTCCTGCAACAAGGGATGATAATTATTTGGAACAAAGACTTGACAGCAGCCACATTGGTAGTTATAGGCAAGGTACACTAGCCACCAAGAGTACTCCTGGTGAGGCATCTCCCTCTTTGCTGCCTCCTGACATTATGGACCATGATATAATTGTAAGATCAAAGAAACGTAAAATCACTACAGATGTACCGTGGAATAAGATGGTCACAGAACCACAAAGGTTGCCAAGCTTCAG GTGGATGATGAAGCTGAAACTATGGAGGATGAGCCATTTGTGCCTCAGTCACGTAGAAGGCTAA